The Nitrospinaceae bacterium genome contains a region encoding:
- a CDS encoding TetR/AcrR family transcriptional regulator has product MVLETAGKRAGKQTIKSAGKVAVGTKKKEGPGTRERIVSAAADLFYIEGYQAASLDSVARRAGVNRGSLYYFFKSKKNLGLAVIDHFERQIHQNFLQPVLQNERAGRGQLKRLADLYSEMPRAESPCCGCPIGKLSLELSGVDEDLRLSLKNVWGGVISVIETMVCQAREEGALPSSADTEGLARSFFAQIQGAHIIARSTLDAEALGRDCRRALEGLPWVN; this is encoded by the coding sequence ATGGTATTGGAGACAGCAGGGAAGAGGGCAGGAAAACAGACGATTAAATCAGCTGGCAAGGTAGCTGTGGGAACAAAGAAAAAAGAGGGGCCCGGCACCCGAGAGCGCATTGTGAGTGCGGCCGCCGATCTTTTTTACATCGAAGGCTACCAGGCAGCCTCTCTCGATAGCGTGGCCAGGCGGGCGGGCGTCAATCGGGGAAGCCTCTATTATTTTTTCAAGTCAAAGAAAAACCTTGGCCTGGCCGTAATCGATCACTTCGAGCGTCAGATTCATCAAAATTTTCTCCAGCCAGTTCTGCAAAATGAGCGGGCAGGGCGCGGGCAGTTAAAGAGGCTGGCCGATCTATATTCCGAGATGCCCAGGGCCGAGTCGCCCTGCTGCGGCTGCCCAATTGGCAAGCTATCGCTTGAACTCAGCGGGGTGGATGAGGATCTGCGCCTCTCCTTGAAAAATGTCTGGGGGGGGGTGATATCGGTGATTGAAACTATGGTTTGCCAGGCCAGGGAGGAGGGGGCGCTGCCATCCTCTGCAGATACTGAGGGGCTTGCCCGCTCTTTTTTCGCACAAATCCAAGGGGCCCACATCATCGCGCGAAGCACCCTCGATGCCGAGGCGCTTGGCAGAGACTGCCGTCGCGCTCTTGAAGGTCTGCCCTGGGTGAATTGA
- a CDS encoding histone deacetylase, whose translation MPQIAYFWDESSLRHNTGRHVECIERAERLRPEEISERVPLIVHRPIFTHGAEEWIRRVHDDEYFEFVRSAREHNFHVLDNGDTRISDGSYEAALNALDAALTAGDEVVGGKYPTAFCAMRPPGHHALPFRAMGFCLFATASILARYLQEKHGLRRVAILDWDVHHGNGTQNVFWEDPDVFFVSLQQHPLWPGSGMENERGEGAGLGTTLNLTFAPGTPEGEYLDRFENEAAAAVRAFAPEFLIISAGFDAHKGDPLGELRLSSESFGHMTRILKSVAHDCCDGRIVSILEGGYNLDALRSSVVVHLTALGE comes from the coding sequence TTGCCCCAAATTGCTTATTTCTGGGATGAATCCTCGTTGCGCCACAACACTGGTCGTCACGTGGAATGTATTGAAAGGGCCGAGCGACTTAGGCCCGAGGAAATTAGTGAGCGCGTTCCGCTGATTGTGCATCGACCGATTTTTACGCACGGCGCCGAGGAATGGATTCGCCGTGTGCATGATGACGAATATTTTGAGTTCGTCCGCTCTGCCAGGGAGCATAATTTTCATGTTCTCGATAATGGAGATACGCGCATCAGCGATGGTAGCTACGAGGCGGCGCTGAATGCCCTGGACGCGGCTCTAACGGCAGGGGACGAAGTCGTGGGCGGTAAATATCCCACTGCTTTTTGCGCGATGCGCCCGCCCGGCCACCATGCCCTGCCATTTCGGGCGATGGGGTTTTGTCTCTTTGCCACCGCCTCGATACTCGCCCGATATCTTCAGGAAAAACACGGTCTTCGCCGAGTGGCGATTCTGGATTGGGATGTGCACCACGGAAACGGCACGCAGAACGTTTTCTGGGAAGACCCGGATGTTTTCTTCGTCTCGCTTCAGCAGCACCCTCTGTGGCCCGGTAGTGGAATGGAAAATGAGCGGGGCGAAGGAGCTGGCCTCGGGACGACCTTGAACCTCACCTTCGCCCCCGGGACACCAGAGGGAGAATATCTCGATCGCTTTGAAAACGAGGCGGCGGCGGCCGTCAGGGCGTTTGCGCCCGAATTCCTCATCATTTCTGCTGGATTCGATGCCCACAAGGGAGATCCATTGGGGGAGTTGCGTCTTTCGAGCGAGTCGTTTGGCCATATGACACGGATCCTCAAGAGCGTTGCCCATGATTGCTGTGATGGGCGAATCGTCAGTATTCTCGAGGGTGGCTACAATCTCGATGCGCTCAGGTCATCTGTGGTGGTGCATCTCACTGCACTGGGCGAATAA
- a CDS encoding ABC transporter permease — protein MGAYLIRRAFRAMLVIVGVSFITFAVLFLSGDPTDTMVGEDWTREEVLKLRKDMGLDRPWIIQYTTYVSRAIQGDFGESLRYRQPAFELIAERVPATLELALVALLISVILALPLGILSASRRGSAYDYGGMLLALFGQAMPVFWLGLMLILIFGVHLHWLPVSGRGGFERLILPAITLATYSLARNTRVIRSSMLEVLGLDYVRTARAKGLAERSIVYIHALRNSLIPVVTIIGLEFGHLLGGAVIVETIFAWPGIGRLMIQAVYAKDFPLVQASVTIAAVIFVSINFLVDFIYSYLDPRVRLV, from the coding sequence GTGGGTGCTTATCTGATTCGGCGTGCCTTTCGAGCGATGCTTGTCATCGTGGGGGTGAGTTTTATTACCTTCGCCGTGCTTTTCCTTTCGGGAGATCCGACCGACACCATGGTTGGAGAGGACTGGACTCGCGAGGAGGTCTTAAAGCTCAGAAAGGACATGGGACTCGATAGGCCCTGGATCATCCAGTACACGACCTATGTGAGCCGAGCGATACAGGGCGATTTTGGGGAAAGCCTCCGCTACCGCCAACCGGCTTTTGAACTCATCGCCGAACGAGTGCCGGCGACCTTGGAGTTGGCTCTGGTGGCGCTTTTAATTTCTGTGATTCTGGCGTTGCCGTTGGGAATTCTGAGCGCATCGAGGCGAGGTTCCGCTTACGATTATGGTGGTATGCTTTTGGCCCTGTTCGGGCAGGCGATGCCAGTATTCTGGCTTGGTTTGATGCTAATTTTGATATTCGGTGTTCACTTGCATTGGCTGCCGGTTAGCGGAAGGGGTGGTTTTGAGAGACTAATACTTCCCGCGATTACGTTGGCAACCTATTCTCTGGCGCGCAACACCCGGGTTATCAGAAGTTCGATGCTCGAAGTCCTGGGGCTCGACTATGTCCGCACAGCAAGAGCCAAGGGGCTCGCCGAGCGAAGTATAGTTTATATCCATGCATTGAGAAATTCGCTGATTCCGGTGGTCACTATCATCGGCTTGGAATTTGGCCACTTGCTGGGTGGGGCGGTTATTGTCGAAACAATCTTTGCTTGGCCTGGAATCGGGCGACTCATGATTCAAGCTGTTTATGCAAAGGATTTCCCTCTCGTTCAAGCCTCGGTAACGATAGCTGCCGTAATATTTGTCTCCATTAATTTTCTTGTTGATTTCATCTATTCATATTTAGACCCGAGAGTTCGACTGGTCTAG